The DNA segment ACGGTCGCGACGGGGTCGATGCCGTAGGTGCGGGCATAGCCGTTCTCGGTGCCGACGAGGAGGTCGACGACCTCGAAGTAGCGGTCCCAGAACGGCGTTTCGCGCAGCGCGTCGATGAGGAGCTGGTAGGCGCCGTGGTCGTCGGCCTCCCAGACCCAGACGTCGGTGACGCGGGTGGAGTAGAACTCCGTGTCGTAGAAACGCGACCGGACGCCGGTGGTCCTGGCCTCGATCGCGGGGACGACCCGGGTGGCGAAAGCGTCCACCCGTTCCTGGGGGGTCATGGCGAGCCACTCGGGGGTGGTCTTGACGAGCAGGAACGCGGTGACCGGGGGCGTGGTTTTCTCAGCGGGCATGACGGGCGGCTCCGAAGTGGCGTACGGCTGTGGCGCGGTGGGCATGTTCGCGGTGCGCATGTTCGCGGTGGGGATGTTCTGTTCCGTGACGGGTGGTGCTGCGGATTCAGGAGAGGACGGCGGGCTTGAGCGTCCGGGCACACCACTCCTCGAAGGTGGTGGGGGACGCGGTGTCCGGGGTCCGGACGGCGCCTGCGTCGAGGCCCTCGTCCTTCGCCCGCTTCATGTCGACGATGCCCTGGGCGAACGCCTGGTTGAGGCCGTAGCCGATGAGGCTGGTGTACAGCTCGCCGAGCGGCCGGCGTTCGTAGTGGACGGGGCGGCCAAGCTGCTCCGTCATGATGCGGGCCAGGTCGTTGGGTGACAGGTCCTGCGGCCCGAGCACCGGGACGCTGTCGCTGCCGGTCCACGTACGTTCCAGGAGCAGGGCGGCGGCAGCCGCCGCGATGTCGGCGACGGCGACGAGGGGAGCCCTGCGGTCCGCGGCGACGGCGTCGGTGAAGACGCCCTTCTCGCGGATCGAGTCGGCCTCCTCCAGGACGTTCTCGAAGAAGGACGGGTTGGCCAGGCCCCGGTAAGCCACACCGGTGCCTGCGATGAGGTCGTCCATGGCGAGGGACGCGCTGACAAGCCCCGCCCGTGCGGCGACCGGCGTGCCCCGGCCGAGCGCGGAGACGCCGACTACATGGCCCACGCCGTGGGCGGTGAGTGCCTTCGCCGCAGGCTGCGTGAAGCCGCAGTAGGCCTCCTCCGGGGTCAGGGAGGCGTCCGGGGGGACGAGCCAGAACACCGCGTCCGCGCCGTCGAAGGCCCGGTCGACCACCTCGGGGTCGCCGTGCGAGCCGGTGATCACTTCGACGCGTTCCCGTACCGCGTCGGGGAGCCGTGCGGGGTCGCGCACGACCACGCGCAACGCCTCGTCGCGGGCGGGAGCGGAATCCAGGAGCAGGGGCAGCAGGTGACGGCCGATGTTCCCGGTGGGAGCAGTGATGACGATCATGAAAACCTCAAGGGTCGTGCCGGATCGGTACGTCCCTCATCCTGCGGAGACCTCAGTGTTGCCACAATGGGAACTTCAGCACGGGGTCATTGCCTGAAATGGAATTACGCCCATGAGCAGCACTCCAGAGCCTGTCATCGACGCCAATCTCGCCGTCGCACTGGACGCTCTGCTGGCCGAGCAGAGCGTCACCCGCGCCGCCGCCCGCCTGCACACGTCCCCCGCGGCGATGAGCCGCACCCTCGCCCGTCTCCGGCGCGTCCTCCAGGACCCCCTCCTGGTCCGGGCCGGCCAGACCATGGTCCCCACTCCTCGCGCGCAGGCCCTGCGCGACGAGGCCGCCGCGGTGGTGCGCAGTCTCGGCGCGCTGCTCGCGCCCGGCACCGGTGTGGACCCCGCCGTCCTGCGCGGCACCTTCACCGTCCAGGCGGCCGACCTGGTCGGCGCGGCGCTGGCGCCCGGGCTGCTGCGGCTGGCCCGTCAGGAGGCGCCGGGGGTTTCGCTGCGGTTCCTGGCCGAGGAACTGGAAGCGGGACAGGCCCTCCGTGACGGCCGGATCGACCTGGAGGTCGGATCCATCGACCACGTCGACCCGGAGACCCGGGTCGAGGAACTGGTGACCCTCCGGATGGCGGCGGCCGTCCGGCCCGGCCACCCCCTCACCGAAGGCGCCGCCCTGACACCGGACCGGCTGGCCGCCGCCGAACACGTCGTGGTGAGCCGCCGCGGCAGGTTCAGCGGCCCCCTGGACACCGCGCTGGCCGAGCGGAACCTCCGCCGTCGGGTCAGTGTCGTCCTCCCCAGCCATATGACCGCGATGGCCCTGGCCGCCCGCAGCGATGTGGTGTGCCTGGTCCCCACCGCGCTGCCCGGGGGCGCACGTTCCCCCCTGACCGACGTCGCCACCACCCTCGGCCTGGTCCTCCTCGACATTCCCCTGCCCCTGCCGCCGCTCACCGTCGGTATCGCGTGGCACCCCCGTCAGGCGGCCGACGGGGGCCACCACTGGCTCCGCGACGCCGTCCGCCGGACTCTTCGCGCTCCCGGGAACCCGGGCACCTGACGTGGGCCCGGTGGCACCGACGCCGTTCCCGGCGGCGGAGGGAGTGCCGTGAAGGCGCCCCTCCTCCGCTGCCAGGGCCTGTGCCGTCGCCAGGACCTCAAGGGCTGTCGCGGGGAAAGCTCACCCGCCGCCGGACTGCAGGTCGGGTGCGTCGGGGTCGGCGGACTTGCGGGGCCGGATCGAGGTGTCCGACTTCGCGTCGCCGGTGCCGGACGGCCGGTCCGAAGGGCCACCGGAAGGGTGCGCCGACCCGGTGTCACGTGACCCCTTCGCGCCCCGCTCGGCCTGCGGTTCTTCCTTGCGCTCCGCGTCTGGTGCACTGGCCATGAGATCCCACTTCCCTGCTCATGTCGTCGCTCTCCATGGTCTCCCCGGCCGCCGACGCCCGCACCTGGGCCCGGGAACCTCAAATAAAGCTCTGAACGTCCCACCGGGTGGATTCACCGCGGCGCCGCGGGGTCATCACCCCCGCACGTGCCGCGGAAGCGGCGACGGAGGGGGACACCATGGAGAAGCTGGGAACCGGGATCGGATGGCGGCCGGAGATCGCCACGGCGGTGGAGGAGCTGCCGGGCATCGACTGGGTCGAGGTGGTCGCGGAGAACCTCTGCCCCGGCCATCTCCCGGACTCCCTGCTGCGGCTGCGTGAGCGCGGCGTGACGGTGGTTCCGCACGGGGTCTCCCTGGGTGTCGGCGGCGCCGAACTCCCGGCCGCCGACCGGCTCGCAGCGCTGGCCGAGCGGGCCCTTCTGCTGGAGTCGCCGCTGATCACGGAGCACATCGCGTTCGTCAGGGCCGGGGGGCCGCTCACCGCGTCCCCCGGTCTGGAGGCCGGCCATCTGCTGCCCGTCCCGCGCACCTGGGACGCGCTGCACGTGCTGTGCGAGAACGTCCGCGTGGCCCAGGACGCCCTGCCCGTCCCGCTCGCCCTGGAGAACATCGCCGCGCTGATCTCCTGGCCGGACGAGGAGCTGACGGAGGGACAGTTCCTGGCGGAACTGGTGGAGCGTACGGGCGTACGGCTGCTGATCGACGTGGCCAACCTCCACACCAACCACGTGAACCGCGGCGAGGACCCCGCCACCGCCCTGGACGAACTCCCGGTGGAGGCCATCGCGTACGTCCACGTCGCGGGCGGCGTCGAGAAGGACGGCGTCTGGCACGACACCCATGCCCACCCGGTGACCGCGCCGGTCCTCGACGTGCTGGCGCAGTTGCGCGACCGGGTGGACCCGCCGGGTGTGCTGCTGGAGCGGGACGACGACTTCCCGCCCGCGGCGGAACTGGCCGGTGAACTGTCCGCGATACGGAAGACCCTGGGCGCCCGGGAGGCAGTGACCGTCCGGGAAGCGGTCACGGCACGAAAGGCCGGGGCCGGGGCCGGGGCCGTACGGAAATCGGTCACGGCACGGGAGAGTGTGACCCCCGGCGGCCGGGAGACACCCGCACAGCGCCCGTCGGCGCCGACCGCGGCACCGGCGCCCGCTTCCACCACCGAGTCCCGGCAGCGGCTGGCCCTCGCGGAGACCGCGCTGCTCTCGGCGCTGGTCGCGGGCACCCCCTCGCCCGAGGGGTTCGACACCCGGCGCCTGAGCGTCCAGAGCCGCGCGCTGGCCGCCAAGCGCGCCGACGTCGTGTCGCAGGTCGCCCCGGAGCTGCCCGCCCTGCTCGGCGCCGAGTACCGGCCGGCGTTCCTGGCGTACGCCAAGTCCCGCCCGATGAGCGGAGGTTACCGGCGCGACGCGCTCGGCTTCGCGGAGCAGCTGCTGCGCGCCGGACAGCCCGCCGATGCCGCGGCCCGGCGCCGGCTCGCTCTCTGGTGGCAGGAGCGGTCGGCCCCGCGCCGGCCGACCAGGGCGGCCAGGTTCGCCCGCGCGGCCCGCACCCGGCTCAGCCGCGCGTACCGGTGACTGCCGGCGCGTCGGTCACCGGTCAGCGGGGTCAATGACACCGACACTGCCGAGCGGTCCTTTACAACATCGACTGCCGGACGAATTATCCCTTTTATTCAGCAGCTGTACGAAGGGATCCCGATGAAGGCAGTGGCGCTGTACGGAACGGCCGGCGTTCTGGTGCTGTCCGGGCTGGCCGCCCTGGCCGCGGCGCCGCCCGGCAGCACGGATGCCCCGGGCACGTACACGGGCGGCACGTACACGGACGACGGCGGGTCGGCCACGGCTCCGGGCACCGGAGCGGCCGAGGCGGCGGGCACCCTGACCGCCGCGGCCCGCGCGGCCGCCACGGGGATCGCCTTCGGCACCTGCCCGAAGAGCGAGTCGCTGCCCGCGTCCGTGCGGTGCGGCAGCGTCCGGGTCCCGCTCGACTACGCCCGGCCGGACGGCGCGCAGATCTCCCTGACCGTCAGCAGGGCGCACGCCACCGGCAAGTCCGCCGACCACCAGGGCGCGCTGATCTACAACCCGGGCGGCCCCGGCGCCTCCAGCATGTTCTTCCCGATGGCGACCGCGGTACCGGTGTGGAAGCCGCTGGCCGCCGCGTACGACCTGGTGGGGTACGCGCCGCGCGGGGTCGGGCGCTCGGCGCCGCTCTCCTGCCAGGATCCCGCCGAGTACGCGAAGCCGGCGACGACGGCCCCGATCTACCCGTCGGAGGCGTTCAAGCAGAAGAAGATCGCTCAGGCGAAGGCCTACGCCCAGGGCTGCGCCCGCCGGGCGGGTGCGGCCCTGCGGCAGTACAACTCGCTGAACAACGCCCGGGACCTGGATGTGCTGCGGGCCGCGCTGGGCGAGCGGAAGCTGACCTTCATGGGCGCCTCCTACGGCACGTACTTCGGTGCGGTCTACGCCACGCTCTTCCCCTCGCACGTACGCCGGATGGTCTTCGACTCGGCGGTCGACCCGGATCCCGCCAAGATCTGGTACCGCGACAACCTCGACCAGTCGCTCGCCTTCGAGCGGCGCTGGACGGACTTCCGCACCTGGGTGGCGCACCACGACAAGACGTACCACCTGGGGGCCGACGCTTCGGACGTGCTGGCCAGTTACGAGACGGCGCGGGCCCGGCTCGCGGACAGGCCGGCGGGCGGCGTCGGCCCCGCACAGCTGCAGAGCGCCTTTCTCCAGGCCGGTTACTACGACGACGTCTGGCCGGCCGACGCCCGGGCGCTCGCGCGGTACCTCCAGGGCGACCCGAAGCCGCTGATCAAGCTGGCCGCACCGAACCCGGCGGCGGCGAAGGCGGAGGAGAACGGCACGGCGGTCTACACGGCCGTCGAGTGCAACGACGCGGACTGGCCGGGCGACTGGCAGGTCTGGGACACGGACAACACCGCGCTGGCGCGCCGGGCGCCCTTCGAGACCTGGGACAACGTCTGGATGAATCTGCCCTGCGCCTACTGGCCCGCACCTCGGCAGAAGCCGCTCGATGTCCGCAGCTCCGACGGGGCGCTGCCGCCGACGCTGATCCTGGCCGCCGAGCGGGACGCCGCCACCCCCTACCCGGGCGCGCTGGAGCTGCAGCGGCGGCTGCGGGGGTCGGTGCTGATCACGGAGAAGGGCGCGGGTACGCACGGCATCGGCGGCGGCCCCAACACGTGCGTCAACACGTATCTGGACGACTACCTGCTGACGGGGCGGACGCCGGTGCGGCGCGCGTCATGCGCGCCGCACCCGCTGCCGGACCCGGTGTCGCTGGAGAAGCGGACGCTGCCGAGGCCGCGGCCCGCTCTCTGATCTTCCGGGTCATGGACGACCGGGTCCGCCTCAGGCGAGCCCGGCCACCAGGTCGGCCACCGACTTGCGCCGGCCGGTGAAGAAGGGGACCTCTTCGCGGACGTGCATCCGCGTCTCGGAGCCCCGCAGATGACGCATCAGGTCGACGATGCGGTACAGCTCGTCGGCCTCGAAGGCCAGCAGCCACTCGTAGTCGCCGAGCGAGAACGACGCGACCGTGTTGGCCCGCACGTCCGGGTAGCCGCGCGCCATCTTCCCGTGCTCGGCGAGCATCCTGCGGCGGTCCTCGTCGGCCAGCAGGTACCAGTCGTAGGAGCGCACGAAGGGGTACACCGAGACGTAGTCGCGGGGAGTCTCGTCGGCGAGGAACGCCGGGATGTGCGACTTGTTGAACTCGGCGGGGCGGTGCAGCGCCATGTTCGACCAGACCGGCTCCAGGGCGCGGCCGAGGCGGGTGCGGCGGAAGAGGTTGTACGCGGTCTGCAGCTCGTCCGCGGTCTCCGCGTGCCACCAGACCATCACGTCGGCGTCGGCACGCAGCCCGGAGACGTCGTACGTGCCGCGGACGGTGATGTCCTTGGCGGCGAGCTGGTCGAACAGTTCCTGGACCTCACCGGCCACCGCGGCGCGGTCGGTGTCGCCGGGGAGCACGTCGCGCAGCTTGAAGACGGACCACAGCGTGTAGCGCACGACCTCGTTGAGGTCCTTGGCCTTCTTGCCCGCGTTCGGGGCCTTGGGGGACGTCACGGTCTCCGGAGCATCAGTCATGCCGCTATTCTCCCGCGCCGCCGGTGGTGCCCGACGCCAGGGTTGCTGTGATCTCCTTCGCAGCCCGCTCGGCGCCGGCGACACAGGCCGGAATGCCCACCCCGTCGTAGGCCGCGCCGCAGATCCGCAGACCCGGCAGGGCGGCGACCGCCTCCCGGACCCGGGCCACCCGCGCGAGGTGTCCGACGGGGTACTGGGGCAGCCCGCCGATCCACCGGGTCACCTCCGTGGCGACCGGTTTCGCCGTGAGCCCGACGGCCTCGCCCAGGTCGCGCAGCGAGAGGTCCACCAGGTCGGCGTCCTCACGGTGCAGATGGTCCTCGTCGCCGTGGCGGCCGAGCGAGGTCCGCAGCACGACGAGGTCCGGATCGGCGTCGGACCAGGCCCACTTGCGGCTGGAGAAGGTGGACGCCTTGATGGAGTGGCCGTCCACGGGCGGTACGAGGAAGCCCGTGCCGTCGGGGAGGTTCAGCTCCGTCCGGCGGAAGGCCAGGGTGACGAGCGACATCGAGGCGTACTCGACGGCGGCCAGCTCGGCGGAGGCGGCGGGCGCCTCACCCGCCAGCAGCGCGGAGGCCGCCCAGGCCGGTACGGCGAGCACCACGGCGTCGGCCTCGATGTGGCGGCCGCCGTCCTGCCCTCCGGTACGGATCAGCCAGCCGCCCGGGGTGCGCCGCAGCTCCAGCGCGGGCCGGTGCAGCAGGACTTCGCCGCCCCGGGCGCGGACCGCGTCGGCCACGGCAGGCGGAAGGGTGCCGATGCCGCCGTCGAGTCCCATGAAGACGGGGCCGGAGGCGGGGGTGACGCGTTGCTGCACCGAACGCACGGCGGCGCCCAGCGTGGGATGCGTGCGTGCGGCCTCGTACAGCGCGGGGACCGCCGCACGCATCGAGGTGCGGTAGACGTCGCCCGCGTAGACCCCGCCGAGCAGCGGCTCGACGAGCCGGTCGACGACCTCGCGGCCCATCCGGGCGGCCACGTACTCGCCGAGTGCGATGTCCTCGCCGATCTCGGTGGGCGGCAGTTCGGCGTCCCGGCCGATCCGGCGCAGCCCCTCGTCGGAGAGCACACCGCCGAGCCCGCCCGCCCCGGCCGGTACGCCCATGACATGGCCCGTGGGCATGGGGGTCAGTGCGCCCCTGTTCCAGAGGGCGGCTCCGCTCGTGGCCGGCGGCTGGAGCGCGTCCCCCAGACCGGCCTCGCGTGCGAGGGCCACCGCCTCGGGGCGCCGGGCGAGCATCGACTCGGCGCCGAGGTCGACCCGTACGCCCTCGATCTCACCCGCGTGGAGTTTGCCGCCGACCCGGCCCGCCCCCTCCAGGACCGTCACCCGGGCCCCGGTGCCGGCCAGCCGGTGCGCTGCCGCGAGACCCGAGATCCCGCCTCCGATGACGACGACATGGGCCGCACGCGTGTCCGCATTCATGCCCCCACTCTCTCAAATCCTTTCCGCGGCCCGGAGGGGGCCGTGGTCCGGCGGATCGAGGTGGTGCCGGCGCGACCCGGGGTACGGCGTCCGCACCACGGGGGAATGTTCCGCGTCCCGCACACGTACCTTCGCAGGAGAGACGGAGCGGGAAGCCCCGCACGAGGAGCGGTAACAAGCCCCGGAGGTACGCGCAATGGCAGCGGAGCGACTGGTGGTCATCGGCGGTGACGCGGCGGGCATGTCCGCCGCGTCCCAGGCCCGCAGGCTCAGGGGCCCGGAGGAGCTGGAGATCACGGCCTTCGAGCGCGGCCACTTCACCTCGTTCTCCGCGTGCGGCATCCCGTACTGGGTGGGCGGCGAGGTCGGCGAGCGGGACGACCTCGTCGCCCGTACCCCCGGCGAGCACCGCGAACGGTCGATCGATCTGCGGATGCGGACCGAGGTGACGGAGATCGACGTCGCGGGGCAGCGGGTGCACGCCCGCGACCTGGAATCGGGCGCGGCCGGCTGGACCCCGTACGACAAGCTCGTCATCGCCACGGGAGCGCGTCCGGTGCGCCCCGCGCTGCCCGGCATCGACGCGCCGGGCGTGCACGGCGTGCAGACGCTGGACGACGGCCAGGCCCTCATCGACACGCTGCGGACGGCGTCCGGCCGCCGCGCGGTGATCGTCGGGGCCGGGTACATCGGCGTCGAGATGGCGGAGGCGCTGCTGCACCGCGGGTACGAGGTGACGGTCCTGACCCGCGGCGCCCAGCCGATGTCCACGCTCGACCCGGACATGGGGAAGCTGGTCCACGACGCGATGGACGGCATGGGCATCACCACCGTCACCGGCGCGGAGGTCACGGCGATCCGCACGGACGAGCGGGGACGGGCCCACGCGGTCGCCACGGACACCGCCGAATACCCGGCCGACGTGGTGGTTCTGGGGATCGGCGTGGAGCCACAGACGGGTCTCGCGGCCGACGCGGGGCTGCCGCTCGGCGAGTACGGCGGGCTGCTGACCGATCTGTCGATGCGGGTGCGCGGCCACCGGAACATCTGGGCGGGCGGCGACTGCGTCGAGGTGCTCGACCTGGTCTCCGGCCGGAACCGGCACATCGCGCTCGGCACCCACGCGAACAAGCACGGCCAGATCATCGGCGCCAACGCCGGCGGCGGATACGGCACGTTTCCCGGTGTCGTCGGCACCGCGGTGAGCAAGGTCTGCGATCTGGAGATCGCCAGGACCGGGCTGCGGGAGAAGGACGCGGACGCGGCCGGGCTGCGGTACGTCACGGCGACCATCGAGTCGACGAACAGCGCCGGTTACTACCCGGGCGCGGCCCTGATGACGGTGAAGATGCTCGCCGAGCTGCGGACCGGGCGGCTCCTCGGCACCCAGATCGTAGGACGGGAGGGCGCCGCGAAGCGGGTGGACATCGCGGCCGTCGCGCTCACCGC comes from the Streptomyces sp. NBC_01471 genome and includes:
- a CDS encoding FAD-dependent oxidoreductase, producing the protein MAAERLVVIGGDAAGMSAASQARRLRGPEELEITAFERGHFTSFSACGIPYWVGGEVGERDDLVARTPGEHRERSIDLRMRTEVTEIDVAGQRVHARDLESGAAGWTPYDKLVIATGARPVRPALPGIDAPGVHGVQTLDDGQALIDTLRTASGRRAVIVGAGYIGVEMAEALLHRGYEVTVLTRGAQPMSTLDPDMGKLVHDAMDGMGITTVTGAEVTAIRTDERGRAHAVATDTAEYPADVVVLGIGVEPQTGLAADAGLPLGEYGGLLTDLSMRVRGHRNIWAGGDCVEVLDLVSGRNRHIALGTHANKHGQIIGANAGGGYGTFPGVVGTAVSKVCDLEIARTGLREKDADAAGLRYVTATIESTNSAGYYPGAALMTVKMLAELRTGRLLGTQIVGREGAAKRVDIAAVALTAGMTVEQMVSLDLGYAPPFSPVWDPVLVAARKAVTAVRRAGARD
- a CDS encoding DUF692 domain-containing protein, whose amino-acid sequence is MEKLGTGIGWRPEIATAVEELPGIDWVEVVAENLCPGHLPDSLLRLRERGVTVVPHGVSLGVGGAELPAADRLAALAERALLLESPLITEHIAFVRAGGPLTASPGLEAGHLLPVPRTWDALHVLCENVRVAQDALPVPLALENIAALISWPDEELTEGQFLAELVERTGVRLLIDVANLHTNHVNRGEDPATALDELPVEAIAYVHVAGGVEKDGVWHDTHAHPVTAPVLDVLAQLRDRVDPPGVLLERDDDFPPAAELAGELSAIRKTLGAREAVTVREAVTARKAGAGAGAVRKSVTARESVTPGGRETPAQRPSAPTAAPAPASTTESRQRLALAETALLSALVAGTPSPEGFDTRRLSVQSRALAAKRADVVSQVAPELPALLGAEYRPAFLAYAKSRPMSGGYRRDALGFAEQLLRAGQPADAAARRRLALWWQERSAPRRPTRAARFARAARTRLSRAYR
- a CDS encoding NAD(P)H-binding protein; the encoded protein is MIVITAPTGNIGRHLLPLLLDSAPARDEALRVVVRDPARLPDAVRERVEVITGSHGDPEVVDRAFDGADAVFWLVPPDASLTPEEAYCGFTQPAAKALTAHGVGHVVGVSALGRGTPVAARAGLVSASLAMDDLIAGTGVAYRGLANPSFFENVLEEADSIREKGVFTDAVAADRRAPLVAVADIAAAAAALLLERTWTGSDSVPVLGPQDLSPNDLARIMTEQLGRPVHYERRPLGELYTSLIGYGLNQAFAQGIVDMKRAKDEGLDAGAVRTPDTASPTTFEEWCARTLKPAVLS
- a CDS encoding LysR family transcriptional regulator, with the protein product MSSTPEPVIDANLAVALDALLAEQSVTRAAARLHTSPAAMSRTLARLRRVLQDPLLVRAGQTMVPTPRAQALRDEAAAVVRSLGALLAPGTGVDPAVLRGTFTVQAADLVGAALAPGLLRLARQEAPGVSLRFLAEELEAGQALRDGRIDLEVGSIDHVDPETRVEELVTLRMAAAVRPGHPLTEGAALTPDRLAAAEHVVVSRRGRFSGPLDTALAERNLRRRVSVVLPSHMTAMALAARSDVVCLVPTALPGGARSPLTDVATTLGLVLLDIPLPLPPLTVGIAWHPRQAADGGHHWLRDAVRRTLRAPGNPGT
- a CDS encoding alpha/beta hydrolase, whose product is MKAVALYGTAGVLVLSGLAALAAAPPGSTDAPGTYTGGTYTDDGGSATAPGTGAAEAAGTLTAAARAAATGIAFGTCPKSESLPASVRCGSVRVPLDYARPDGAQISLTVSRAHATGKSADHQGALIYNPGGPGASSMFFPMATAVPVWKPLAAAYDLVGYAPRGVGRSAPLSCQDPAEYAKPATTAPIYPSEAFKQKKIAQAKAYAQGCARRAGAALRQYNSLNNARDLDVLRAALGERKLTFMGASYGTYFGAVYATLFPSHVRRMVFDSAVDPDPAKIWYRDNLDQSLAFERRWTDFRTWVAHHDKTYHLGADASDVLASYETARARLADRPAGGVGPAQLQSAFLQAGYYDDVWPADARALARYLQGDPKPLIKLAAPNPAAAKAEENGTAVYTAVECNDADWPGDWQVWDTDNTALARRAPFETWDNVWMNLPCAYWPAPRQKPLDVRSSDGALPPTLILAAERDAATPYPGALELQRRLRGSVLITEKGAGTHGIGGGPNTCVNTYLDDYLLTGRTPVRRASCAPHPLPDPVSLEKRTLPRPRPAL
- the hemQ gene encoding hydrogen peroxide-dependent heme synthase, which translates into the protein MTDAPETVTSPKAPNAGKKAKDLNEVVRYTLWSVFKLRDVLPGDTDRAAVAGEVQELFDQLAAKDITVRGTYDVSGLRADADVMVWWHAETADELQTAYNLFRRTRLGRALEPVWSNMALHRPAEFNKSHIPAFLADETPRDYVSVYPFVRSYDWYLLADEDRRRMLAEHGKMARGYPDVRANTVASFSLGDYEWLLAFEADELYRIVDLMRHLRGSETRMHVREEVPFFTGRRKSVADLVAGLA
- the hemG gene encoding protoporphyrinogen oxidase, which codes for MNADTRAAHVVVIGGGISGLAAAHRLAGTGARVTVLEGAGRVGGKLHAGEIEGVRVDLGAESMLARRPEAVALAREAGLGDALQPPATSGAALWNRGALTPMPTGHVMGVPAGAGGLGGVLSDEGLRRIGRDAELPPTEIGEDIALGEYVAARMGREVVDRLVEPLLGGVYAGDVYRTSMRAAVPALYEAARTHPTLGAAVRSVQQRVTPASGPVFMGLDGGIGTLPPAVADAVRARGGEVLLHRPALELRRTPGGWLIRTGGQDGGRHIEADAVVLAVPAWAASALLAGEAPAASAELAAVEYASMSLVTLAFRRTELNLPDGTGFLVPPVDGHSIKASTFSSRKWAWSDADPDLVVLRTSLGRHGDEDHLHREDADLVDLSLRDLGEAVGLTAKPVATEVTRWIGGLPQYPVGHLARVARVREAVAALPGLRICGAAYDGVGIPACVAGAERAAKEITATLASGTTGGAGE
- a CDS encoding darcynin family protein, which produces MPAEKTTPPVTAFLLVKTTPEWLAMTPQERVDAFATRVVPAIEARTTGVRSRFYDTEFYSTRVTDVWVWEADDHGAYQLLIDALRETPFWDRYFEVVDLLVGTENGYARTYGIDPVATVST